The Solidesulfovibrio fructosivorans JJ] DNA segment ACGCCCCCGGAGGGATTCGTGTTCGAGGCCCCGCATCGGGACGACGTCTCGGGCGTGTTACGGGTGGACAGCCGCGCCTCGGCGGCCCAGGGTTTTTACATGGCCCTTTACGAAAAGACCGGCGGCGCTGCGGCGGCCGATGAGGCGGACGGGGAACTGCCCGGGACGCCGGTGCCGGAAAAGGCGCTTGTCGCGTCCGGCTGCGATCTTGCCGGGCTGCCGCCGGGGAAGGTCATGGCCTTTGGCGACAAGGCGTTTTTCCTCCATGCCGGCGCGGCGGCCATTCCGGCCGGGTTGCGCTACCAGGGGCACCAGGTCGGGACGTACCGGGCGGGCGTTTTCCGGCCCCAGGCCCGGGCGCGGCTATTTCTTTCGCGGGAGGCCCAAGGGGCGGGGTTGAACGAGGAAGCGCTTTGCCGTATCGAGGCTCTCCTGGCCGGCCAAAGCCTGCCGGCGGGGGATCTGCCGGCGCGGCCGGGTCTTTTTTTTCGCGGCCTGCCGCTGGGGTTTCTCGCCCGCAAGGGCGCGCGGCTCCTGTGGTCGGACAGGTAACTTTTTTTCCTGGAGGATGCATGCACGGCAGCGATCGCAAACTGGCGCGGCTTTTTCACCCCCGGACCGGCAAGACGGTCATCGCGCCCCTGGATCATGGGGTCATGGAGGGGATGCTTTCGGGTCTCGAGGAGCTTTCGCGCCTGATCGAGCTGGTGGGGGAATTTCCCATCCAGGGCGTCGTGCTCAACAAGGGGGCCATGCGGGCGCACCTTGCCGAGGTGCCGCTTTTCGCCATGGCCGTGGCCCAGCTTTCCGGCGGCACGCGCCACTGCCTGCCGCCCTATGCCCGCAGCCTCATGTGCGGCGCGGCCGAGGGGCTGCGCCTCGGCGCGGACATGGTGGCGGTGCAGGTCAACATCGCCAACGAGCTCGAGGACCGGATGCTGGCCGACATGGGGGCCATCGTGGACGAGGCCCATGGGCTTGGCGTGCCGGTTCTGGCGCTCATCACGCCCAAGGGCGAGCGGGTGGTCAACGAGAACGACCCGAGCCTCATCAACCACTGCATCCGGCTCGGGGCCGAGCTTGGCGCGGACATCACGGGCGTGCCGTATTCCGGGGACGCGCGCAGCTTTTCCCGGGCGGTCGGCGCGTCGAGCGTGCCGGTGGTGGTGACGGGCGGGCCGTCCCGGGCGGAATTCAAGGGCTTTGCGACCATGGTGGCCGAGGCGCTTGCCGCCGGCGCGGCCGGCACCTGCATCGGGCGCAACGTCTGGCAGCATCCCAATCCGCGCGAGGCCTTGCGGCGCATCGTGGAGCTCGTGCACGGGACCGAGGAGGTGGAGGCGGTCGAAGCGGCCGTGGCCGCGGCCCGGGAGGCGCGGCAGGCGGAGGAAGAGGATTGAACGGCTGATGCGAGAGGGGAAACCCTTTTCACAGGGTTCTCCCCTCTCGCGCGCTCCCCTTCCTAAATCTTACGATGGGATAGAGTCACTTCGTGGCTTTGATGACCACCAGCGTCACGTCGTCCTCCAGGTGCGCGCCGGCCTTGAATTCCTTGAGGTCCGCCACCAGCGCGTTGACGATGGCCGAGGCCGGCCGGTGGGCCTCCCGGCGCACGATCTCCTCGATGCGCTCCTTGCCGTACATGGCGTCCTCGCCGTTTCGGGCCTCGTGGATGCCGTCCGTGAAAAGCACCAGCACCTGTCCGGGGGCCAGCCACGGCCGCCGCGACTCCTCGTAGCGCCAGTCGGCCATGGCCCCGAGCGGAATGCCGTTGCCCATGAGCTGGTCGAAGGAATCCGTGGCCGGGTCGTAGAGCAGGCCCGGATCGTGCCCGGCCCGGCACCAGACGAGTTCGTGGGCGGTCTTGTCCAGGCGCAGGAAAAACAGCGTGATGAACCGGCCCGTCATCTGCGTGTCCTGGCACAGCAGGTCGTTGACCTCGGTCAAAAGGGCCCCGGGACCGGGGCGGTCGATGGCCCGGCCGCGCAAAAGCGCCCGGCCCGTGGCCATGAAAAGCGCCGCCGACACGCCGTGCCCGGTCACGTCGCCGACCACGATGTCGGCATGGGCCGCGTCGTCCTGGGCGAATTCCAGAAAATCGAAATAGTCGCCGCCGGTCTCGTCGCAGTAGAGGCTCAGCGCCGCCACATCCATGCCGTCCATGGTCGGCGGCCGGCCCGGCAGCAGGTTTTGCTGCACCTCCATGGCGAGGGACATGTCGTGTTTGAGCTTCACCCGTTCGAGCAGCTGGGGAGCCATCTCGTTGAACGCCCGGCCGAGGTCGCCCAGTTCGTCGCTGCCCCGCGCCGGCACCTGGGCCGTAAAATCCCCGGTGGCGAGCCTTTCCGCCGCCGCCGCCAGTTCCTTGACCGGCCGGGTGACGGTCTTAGACGCGGACAGGGCGATGCCGACCACCACGCCCACGGCCGCCAGCACGAACCAGCCGATATCCTTGAGCAGGCCGTCGATCGCGGACAGCACGCGGTGTTCGGCCCGTTTGGCGTCGTTGATCACCACCGATCGGGGCGCGGCCAGGGCCACGGCCAGTTGTTTGTCGCGAATGGGCGCGTAGGCGAAAAGCGTGTCCCGGCCCTTGTACTCGAGCCGCTGTACTCCGGACCGGCCCGCTTCCAGGTCGGCGATGACGGCGGCCAGGGCGTCTCCCTGGGGCGAGTCGATGCGTTCGAGCTCCACCGGCGCGGTCCAGTCCTTGGTTTTTTGGATATAGTCGCGGCGGGCCACGATCACGAGTTCCGGCTGGCCGGAAACGGTCTTCCGGCTGACCGAAACCACCATGGACTGCATGGCGTCGCCCCAGGCGGTGGACAGGTCGCTTTCGAGGAACAGGTCGCCCATGGAAATGTCCAGGCCGGCGACGCCGAGCACCTTTCCGCTCGGCGCGCGCAGGGCCAGGGCCATGGTGGCCAGCACCTGGCGCGTGACGGCGTCGGTCATGATGTCCCAGGTGATGCCGTGCGACGTGGCCGCGTTTTGATACCAGGCCCGGCGGCGGGGATCGTAGTCCGCCGGATAGCCGCCATGGCCGGGATAGGCGCAGTGCAGCCCCGAGGCCAGACCCACGTAGCCAAAAAGCATGAGCTTTTTGTGGCGCGCGAAAAGGGTGCGGTAAAAGGGCAGCATGTCGGAGAGCGCCTGCATCTGCGGCAGGGCTTGCTCGCGCGTGAGCCCGGGGGGGAGGTGGAAGGCCAGGGCGTCGTAGCTGGCCGAAACGTTCGTGCCGGGAATCTCGGTCAGGGTGGCCTTGGGCACGACCCCGGCGTCGAAATCCTTGTCCAGATACAGGGGGGGGACGGGCTTTTCCCAGGCGGCTTCCCGCAGGTCCCGGGCGGCCTCGTTCGCGGTCAACGCCAGGGAGGTTTGCAGGAGGTCGAGGGTGTCGGCGCAGTTTTCGCCCAGCATGTCGGCGGTCTGGCGCAGCTCCTTGCCGGCGCTGACTTCCAGGGCCATGGCCGCGCGTTCGGAAAGCTCATGGCCCAGCCGGTCCGTCTGCCGCCAGGCGTAAAACCCCAGGGCGCACAGGGGCGTGACGACCATCACGAGCAGGAATACACAGAATTTCGAACGGATTCGCATGTGCCGCTCCCCGGGTCGCGGTTGCCGCGCTCCTCCGCATGCCCTTTTCCCGGCGGGCATGGCGGCGGCAAAAACGATCAGTCTTCTTCTTTGAGCTTCTTAAGCGTCTTGGAGTAGGCCGTAAAGACATGCTGGCGGCCGAGCATGCCGAGCACCGCGTTGGGCTTGTCCAAGGCGACCACGGGCAACTGGGAAAGCTCCGTTTCGATGAAAAGCATCACCGCGTCGTACAGCGACATGTCCGGATGGATGACCACCAGCGGCCTGGTCAGCTCGCCGACCAGGACCAGGTCGTGCAGGCATTCCTCGAACAGCACGTTGCGCACGTCCTGCAGGGCCAGGATGCCGGTGAGCGTCCCCTCGTGGTTTTTCACCGGAAAGACCATGGCGCTCGTGCCGGAGATGATGTGGGCCAGGGCTTTCAAGGTGACGCTCTCCTCGAGGATGGTGGTGCGGCTCGGGGTGAAGACGCTCGAAACCGGCACGCCCTCGAGGATGTTGTTGGTGGCGTCGGAGACGTGGGCCGGGGAGGCGAACTTGTTGTCCACCTGGTTTTCGTAGAGGTGGATGTCGTCGCAAAGGACCAGGGCGATGGCCGAGCACAGCATGAGCGGCGCGAGCAGGCCGTAGCCCTGGGTGATCTCGCAGACCATGATCAGCGGGCCGATGGGGGCGTGGGCCACGCCGGCGAAAAAGGTGGCCATGCCGACCATGGTGTAGCCGCCGGGCTGGGACACGATGTCCGGGCGCAGCCAGTGACCGGCCTGCCCCACGATGCCGCCCGCCGCGCCGCCCAGAAACAGGGCCGGGGCGAACATGCCGCCGGAAAGTCCCGAGCCCATGGTAAGCGAGGTGGCCAGCACCTTGCCGAAGAAAAGCCCGACCAGAAACGTCAGCCCGATCTGCCCGTTGACCGACAGCTCCAGCCAGCCGTAACCGCCGCCG contains these protein-coding regions:
- a CDS encoding SpoIIE family protein phosphatase; its protein translation is MRIRSKFCVFLLVMVVTPLCALGFYAWRQTDRLGHELSERAAMALEVSAGKELRQTADMLGENCADTLDLLQTSLALTANEAARDLREAAWEKPVPPLYLDKDFDAGVVPKATLTEIPGTNVSASYDALAFHLPPGLTREQALPQMQALSDMLPFYRTLFARHKKLMLFGYVGLASGLHCAYPGHGGYPADYDPRRRAWYQNAATSHGITWDIMTDAVTRQVLATMALALRAPSGKVLGVAGLDISMGDLFLESDLSTAWGDAMQSMVVSVSRKTVSGQPELVIVARRDYIQKTKDWTAPVELERIDSPQGDALAAVIADLEAGRSGVQRLEYKGRDTLFAYAPIRDKQLAVALAAPRSVVINDAKRAEHRVLSAIDGLLKDIGWFVLAAVGVVVGIALSASKTVTRPVKELAAAAERLATGDFTAQVPARGSDELGDLGRAFNEMAPQLLERVKLKHDMSLAMEVQQNLLPGRPPTMDGMDVAALSLYCDETGGDYFDFLEFAQDDAAHADIVVGDVTGHGVSAALFMATGRALLRGRAIDRPGPGALLTEVNDLLCQDTQMTGRFITLFFLRLDKTAHELVWCRAGHDPGLLYDPATDSFDQLMGNGIPLGAMADWRYEESRRPWLAPGQVLVLFTDGIHEARNGEDAMYGKERIEEIVRREAHRPASAIVNALVADLKEFKAGAHLEDDVTLVVIKATK
- a CDS encoding class I fructose-bisphosphate aldolase — translated: MHGSDRKLARLFHPRTGKTVIAPLDHGVMEGMLSGLEELSRLIELVGEFPIQGVVLNKGAMRAHLAEVPLFAMAVAQLSGGTRHCLPPYARSLMCGAAEGLRLGADMVAVQVNIANELEDRMLADMGAIVDEAHGLGVPVLALITPKGERVVNENDPSLINHCIRLGAELGADITGVPYSGDARSFSRAVGASSVPVVVTGGPSRAEFKGFATMVAEALAAGAAGTCIGRNVWQHPNPREALRRIVELVHGTEEVEAVEAAVAAAREARQAEEED